The Chitinophaga lutea genome contains the following window.
CCAGCGCGCTGGCGTTTTTCAGTACGATGGCGCTGAGAATGAGCGGACTGAGCGCGCCGGCTACTTTATTACAGATACCCATGATGCTGATGCGTTTGGCCGCGCTTTCGATAGGCCCTACGATGCTGATATACGGGTTGGATGCGGTTTGCAGCAGCGAAAGGCCTGCGCCCTGCACAAACAGGCCGGTCAGGAACATGCCGTAGTTACGGGCGTTCGCAGCCGGGATAAAGATGAGCGAGCCCACGGCCATCACGGCCAGGCCCAGCGCCATCCCGTTCTTGAACCCTGTTTTGTTCAGGATGAAGGAAGAAGGAATGGACAGGAAAAAATAGGCCATATAAAAGGCCATGGTAACCATCAGCGCCTGGGAAACGGTCAGCTCGCAGGCAATCTGCAAAAAGGGAATCAGGGCGCCGTTCAGCCAGGTCACAAACCCGAAAACAAAGAATAAGCCCCCGATAATGATCATGGCCTGCTTATACCCTCCTTCCTGCGGAGGAGCCAGAGTAGCGGTTTTACTAGTCATTAGCTGCGTAAGTTGATTGTTCAAGAATGCCACGAACTTAATGAACAATTCTTGATTTTCATAAATATATTAGCTAAAACGATTAAGCAATTAAAAAAAATAGGCTAATTCTTGCCATTTTTGCCTGTTTGTCAAAAAAATTATTCTACATTTAAAGCCTATTTTACCAAAATATAACAAAGGTATTTATGTCCACGCAAAGTAAACAAGGTACGCATCCCTCGTTTTTTGTACTCGTCCTGGTATTCTTCTTCTGGGGGTTTGTGGCTGCATCCAACAGCATTCTCATCCCCTTTTGCAAAGCCCATTTCGATCTTACACAGATTCAGTCGCAGCTGGTAGACTTCGCCTTTTACGGCGCCTACTTCGTGGGCTCGCTGGTATTGTACCTGTTATCCGCCTTCAAGGGCGTGGACATCCTCAATCGCATCGGTTTCAAAAAAGGTATTATATACGGCCTGATCATTTCAGGTGTGGGCGCCGCGGCCACTATCGGCGCGGTGAACATCGGGCTGGGCATGGAAGATAAAACCAGCGCCTTCTACCTGATCCTCGGCGCTTATTTCATCGTGGCCCTCGGTTTCTCCCTGCAGCAAACGGCGGCCAACCCGTTCGCCATCCTGCTGGGCGACCCGGCTACCGGGGCGCACCGCCTCAACCTCGCCGGCGGCGTAAACTCCTTCGGTACCACCATCGGCCCCCTCATCGTGAGCCTGTTGCTCTTCGGCACCGCGCAGGACGCAGCGGCGGTGGGTGATACGGACATCAGCAAAATCAACGTATTATATATATCCCTGGTAGCGCTCTTCCTGCTCGCCGCCGGTATATTCGCGGCCACCAAAATGCCGAAGGGCACGGAAGACGATCACTTTGAAGCATCGTCCAAAGCCACCTACACCCTGCTGGGCATCACCGTGATGTTCGTGCTCATCCTGATCGGTATCATCGTGGAAAAACCATTGCCTTTCTTCATTGCCGGCATCGTGGGCATCCTCTGCATTCTTTTCTACGCGCAGATCGCTTCCCGCAACGACGGCAACGGCTGGGGCGCCATGAAATACCCGCAGCTCATCATGGGCATGATCGCCATCTTCGTTTACGTGGGCGTGGAAGTGAGCGTGTCCAGCAACCTGGGCGAGCTCCTGAAAAAACCCGGCTTCCTCACCATGGAAGGTCTCAACGAATCACAGCTCAGCCCCTACATCGCCATCTTCTGGGGCGGTCTGATGATCGGCCGGTGGACGGGCGCCATCAGCGTGTTCAACCTCAGCAAAGGCACCCGCCAGGTACTCTCCGTGATCGTGCCCTTTGTGGCCTACGGCGTGATCCTCGGCGTGAATCATTTAAAAGGCAACGACATCAGCCAGCTGTATCCCTTCGCGATCTGTGTGGCCATCCAGATACTCGGCTTCTTCTACGGCCAGGATAAACCCGCCAAAACCCTCATGACCTTCGGTATCATGGGCGTTGCGGCCATGCTCATCGGTCTGTTCACCGAGGGCCAGGTAGCCACCTTCGCCTTCATCAGCGGCGGTCTTTTCTGCTCCGTGATGTGGCCCTGTATCTTTTCACTGTCTATCGCCGGGCTCGGCAAATACACCGGCCAGGGCGCTTCTTTCCTCGTGATGATGATCCTCGGCGGCGCGCTCGTTCCGCCATTACAGGGCGGTTTGGTAGATATCCCTGAAATTGGCGCACATCATTCGTATATTGTACCGGTAATCTGTTTTGCATACTTAGCATTTTTTGCAATACGCGTTAAATCAATCTTAAAATCTCAGGGAATCGACTATGAGTCAGCAATTAGCGGTGGGCATTGATATTGGGGGGACCAACACTAAATTTGGAATTGTAGACCGTCGTGGTAATATCTTATGCCAGGACCGGATGTCAACCAAAGCTCACGAAGAAGTAACCATGTTCCTGGCCGAGCTGCATCAGCGTTTATCGAAGCTGATCGAGCAGGTGGGAGGCATCGAAAACATCAAGGGAATAGGCGTGGGTGCGCCCAACGGTAATTATTATACCGGCAACATTGAATATGCGCCCAACCTGCGCTGGAAAGGCATTGTGCCTTTGGCTAATATGCTGCAGGACCTCTTTAATCTCCCGACCGTATTAACGAACGACGCCAATGCGGCGGCCATCGGTGAAATGACCTACGGCTCCGCGCGCGGCATGAAAGATTTCATCACCATCACCCTCGGCACCGGCGTGGGCAGCGGCATCGTTGCCAACGGCCAGCTCATTTACGGGCACGACGGATTTGCGGGTGAACTCGGGCACGTGATCGTGATACCCGGCGGCCGCCTGCACCCCGGCACCGGCGCACACGGCTCGCTCGAATCGTATGCCTCCGCCACGGGCGTTGCCAGCACCGCGCTGGAACTGCTTGAAGCCCGGCCCAACGAGGAAAGCATGCTGCGCAACCACACCCGTGAAGAAATAGATTCCAAAATGATCTATGAAGCGGCGATCAAAGGCGACAAACTGGCCCTCGAAATTTATGAATATACCGGTAAGGTGCTCGGTGAAGCACTGGCGAACTTCGTGATGTTCTCCAGCCCCGAAGCCATCGTACTGTTCGGCGGCCTCACACAGGCGGGCGACCTCATCATGCGCCCGGTCCGCCACCATATGGAAAAGAACCTCCTCCCCATCTTCCAGAACAAAGTGAAGCTCGTGTTTTCCGAACTCAAGGAAAGCGATGCGGCCATCCTCGGCGCCAGCGCCCTGGCCTGGGAAATGAAGGACTAGAAAAAACTACCCGGAATGTCAATTACAAGTGATGAAATGTTCGTTCATTTGTAATTGACATTCTTTTTTGAATCAAGCAAACGTGAACAATGAACAGCAGACGCAATTTTCTCAAAACTGCCGCGCTGGGCGCCGCTGCCCTTTCGATAGACGGCATTCCCGCCGCAGCGCAGAGCAAAACTAAGGGCAAAGTCCGCAAGCCCATTGTGGTAAGCACCTGGGACTTTGGTGTGGCCGCCAACAAAGCAGCCTGGGAAGTATTGAAAAAAGGCGGCCGTGCACTGGATGCGGTGGAAAACGGCGTACATGTGCCGGAATCCGACCCCAGCAACCAGACGGTGGGCTACGGCGGTTTCCCCGACCGCGACGGCCGTGTAACGCTCGACGCCTGCATTATGGACGAGCTGGGCAACTGCGGTTCCGTGGCTGCGCTCGAGCACATCGTGCATCCCATTTCCGTGGCGCGCAAGGTGATGGAAAAAACGCCGCACGTAATGCTGGTGGGCGATGGCGCCTTGCAGTTCGCGCTGGAGAACGGGTTTAAGAAAGAGAACCTGCTCACGCCGGAATCGGAAAAAGCCTGGAAAGAATGGCTGAAAAAAGCGGAATACAAACCCGTGATCAACATCGAAAACAAATCGTACCAGGGCGACGGCAAAGGCACCACGGCCTTTAACCCGCTGCGGCTCCCCGGTAACCAATACAACCACGATACCATCGGCATGATCGCCCTGGACGCGGCCGGCAATTTATCCGGCGCCTGCACCACCAGCGGCATGGCCTTCAAACTGCACGGCCGGGTGGGCGATTCGCCAATCATCGGCGCGGGCCTGTACGTGGATAACGAAGTAGGCGCCGCTACCGCAACCGGTGTGGGGGAAGAAGTGATACGCGTGGTGGGCAGCTTCCTCGTGGTGGAACTGATGCGCCAGGGATATTCTCCCGAAGCCGCCTGCAAGGAAGCGGTGATGCGGATCGTGAAGAAAAAACCCGCCAAGGCGAAAGAAATTCAGATCGGTTTCCTGGCCCTCAACAAAAAAGGCGAGCATGGCGCTTTCTGTCTCCAGAAAGGTTTCAGCTATGCCGTAGCCACCGCCGACAACCAGGAACAACTCATACAGGGTAAACATTATTTTTAGCAGCAACGGCGGCCGGTGATACTTGTGCCGGCCGGCAACGGAAAGACGACGATGGAAAAGATCACACTGGAAATATGCGCCGCCTCACTGGCTTCGTGCATCGCAGCACAGGAAGGAGGCGCCGACCGTATAGAATTATGCGACAACCTGCTGGAAGGCGGCACCACGCCGAGCTATGCCACCATTGCGCTCGCCCGTGAAAAAGTAAAGATCGCCCTCTACCCCATCATCCGGCCGCGTGGCGGCGATTTCCTGTACGACGACCTGGAATTCGCCATCATGCAAAAGGACATCCAGCTCTGCAAGGAACTGGGCTGCGACGGGGTGGTGATCGGCCTGCTGACGGCGGAAGGGAAAGTGGACAAACCGCGCACCCGCGCACTGGTGGAACTGGCATGGCCCATGGGCGTTACCTTCCACCGCGCTTTCGATATGACCGACGATCCTTTCCAGGCACTTGAAGACGTGATTGAAACGGGCTGCGAGCGGATACTCACGTCCGGCCAGCGCAACACCGCACCGGAAGGCGCATCCCTCATCGCACAGCTGGTGGAAAAAGCCGGTGGCAGAATCGCCATCATGGCGGGATCCGGCGTGCGCGCCAACAACGTGGGCGCACTGGCAACTGCTACCCATGCCGCCGAATACCATACCACCGCAAAAGATTATACAGACAGCCGCATGGTGTTCCGTAACCCCGCCGTAAGCATGGGCGGCATTCCCGGCGTGCCGGAATACGGCATCGCCGTTACGCAGGCCGCACAGGTGAAACTGATCAGGGAAGAAGCGGAAAAGGCGCTCACCAACGGGCAATAACATCTTCACAAAACGAATAAGGCATTGCCGGGCGTTCCGTGCAATGCCTTATTCGTTGCTGGTTTCCGCCGCCAGCGGATCAGAACCCAGGCAATACAATCTTCACAAAAAGATAAAGGCTCTGTAGGGCATTCCCGGCAATGCCTTATTTAATGACGGGTTCCGCGGAGCAGGGAACGAAGCCCAGACAATACAACCTTCACAGGCGCCGCAGGGCACCCCGCGCCATGCCTTATTTGTTGACGGCGGCCGCAGGTCGGGGAACGAAGCCCAGGCAAGAGAATCTTCACAAAAAGGTAATGGCGTTGCGGAGCATTCCATGCAGCGCCTTATCTGTTTGCGCCTTTCCCGGTTCAAATCCCGCCAGATAAGCATCGCCATTTATCTGCGGTTACATCCGCTGATGAATATTTCATTAAATTATTAGTAATACTAAACAAGGTATAGTATATATTTACTACTTTTATCCACACTGGATAACTGGGGCGTGCTGTACGTCCTTACACATTAAATAATTTTCTAAATTAGATCAGACATGAGAAAAGCAGGATTACTTGCATTTTTACTGACGGGCTGTATGGCGCTGCAGGCGCAGGTAAAAGGCGTCAAACACGTCATCCTCATCGGCATGGACGGCCTGGGTGCATATGCGATGCAGAAGGCCGACAACCCGAACATGAAACAGCTCATGGCCGACGGTTCCTGGTCGCTGCAGGCCCGCAGCGTGCTGCCCTCCTCCAGCGCCGTAAACTGGGCGTCGATGACCATGGGCGCGGGTCCGGAACTGCACGGGTTCACCGAATGGGGCAGCCAGAAACCGGAGCTGCCGTCGCGGGAGCTCGACCAGTACGGCCTGTTCCCTTCCGTGTTCACCCTCCTGCGCGAACAGCGCCCTTCCGCGGAAGTAGGCGTGATCTACAGCTGGGACGGCATCGGTTACCTGTTCCCGAAAAAAGCGGTGAATAAAGACCAACCGTGCCCGAACGATACCGCCACCACGGAGGCGGCAGTGAACTATATCAAAGCAAAGAAACCGGACTTCCTGTTCATCCACTTCGACCAGCCGGATGGCGTGGGGCATGGCATCGGCCACGACATTCCCGAATATTACGAACAGGTACGGAAAAACGATATCCTTTTGGGACAGATCCTGCAGGCAGTCAAAGACGCCGGTATGTGGGAAAACAGTGTGATCGTCCTTTCCTCCGACCACGGCGGCATCAACAAGGGCCACGGCGGTAAAACCATGGTGGAAATGCAGATTCCCTGGGTCGTGCGCGGAAAAGGCATCAAAAAGAACAATGAAATAAAAGAAAGTATCGTGACATACGATACCGCTGCCACAATTGCCTATATCTTTGGATTGAAAACGCCCCGTGTATGGACGGGCAGGCCTGTGAAAGAAGCGTTCGCCCGGTAACCGGCATGCGGATTATACGGGTGAGGGCACGATACTTGTAACATGACCAATGAAATAAACCTTTATCTATATAATCCGATAGTTTATGCTGCGATTTATTTCAGTATCCATCCTGCTGCTCACCGGCGCTTTACCGGTGGTGGCGCAGGTACAGGGACAGGTGATCAGGGTGCTCAGTTACAATATCCATCACGGTGTCAATAACAACGGCGTGCTCGACATCCAGGGCATCGCCACCGTTATCCTCGCTACCAATCCCGACCTGGTGGCGTTGCAGGAAGTAGACAGCGCCACCACGCGCGTAAAAAAAGCCGACCAGCTGAAACAACTGGCGGAAGCCACGGGGATGTACATTTATTTCGGGAAGGCCCTCAACCTCGAGGGCGGCGGTTACGGGAACGGTATTTTATCCCGCTACCCCATCGAAAAAAGCTACAGCATTGAGCTGCCGGCTTCAGGTGCAGGCAGCGAGCCCCGCACGGCGGCCGTGGTAACGGTGAAGCTGCCGGGCGACAGCCTCCAGCTGCATTTCGCCAGCGCACACCTCGATCACCTCGACGATGGCGCAGACCGCGTGGCGCAAGCCAACATCCTGGCGAAACACTTTGCACAACCAACCGCACCGGTGATTGTTGCGGGCGATATGAACGCACCGCCCGCCGCCAAAGAAATCGGCGTACTGAAGCACATCTTCACGGACGCAACGGAAAAACTGGGGCCTACCTGGCCGGCGGACAAACCGACACACAAGCTGGATTACATCCTGCTGCACAACAAAGCGCAATGGCATGTGATGTCTGCAAAAGTGATTGAAGAAACGGTCGCCTCCGATCACCGGCCGGTGCTCTGTGAATTGTTGCTGAAGTGAGGTGAAAAAATATTGACGGAAAGCTCTCCTGTGAAGGGGAGCTTTTTTATTGCATTGAAGGTTGAAGTAAAAAATAACTGATGAAGTGCGTTCCTGCAAAACAGGCCTCTCTTCTTCTCTCAAGTGACAAAACATAACTGATGAAAGTTCTCCTGAAAAGGAAAATTCTTTCTCTTTGAAATGAAGTAAAAATCACTGGAGACAAACTCTCCGAAAAGCGAACTTTTTCTCCTCTGAACTGAGATAAAAATATCTGATGAAAGCTCTCCTGAAAAGAAGACGCCTTTTTACTTAAAATGAAGTAAAAGTCACTGAAGAAAACTCCCCGCCAAAGCGAACTTTCTTCTCCATTGAACTGAGATATGAATATCTCATGAAAGCTCTCCTTTAGAGAGCGCTTTTATTCTTCCTCCTCTTCCTTCCCTCCGGCGAATTCCCTTGGCGTTTTCCCGAATTGTTTTTTGAATTCCTGGCTGAAATAACGCCGGTTGGCGAATCCAACGGAATACGCCACTTCATACACGGTAAACCCGCCCTTCTCCAGCATTTGCGCGGCCCTTTTCAAGCGGTAGGTTTTCACGAAATCGTTGACGGACATGCCCGCCACGGCTTTCACCTTTTTATACAGCACCGGCGGGCTCATGCCGAGGTTTTTGGCCAGTGTTTCCACATCGAAGTCGGAATTGTCGATATGTTCTTCCACCACAGCATGCATTTTTTCAAGGAACGCCTGGTCCTGGCTGTCCGTAAAATCTATTTTCTCCGGCGTCACGCTGGTGATCTGCCGGTGCAGGATGCGGCGGATGCGCTCGCGCGCGGCCAGCAGGTTGCGCACCTGCAGCTGCAGCACTTCGGTGGAAAAGGGTTTTGTGATATATACATCCGCTCCTTTCCCCAGGCCGCTCACCTGGTCGGCCTGCGCGCTTTTGGCCGTGAGCAGGATAACGGGAATGTGGCTGGTGCGTTCGTCGGATTTGAGGCGGTTGGTCAGTTCGAAACCATCTGTTCCCGGCATCATCACATCGCTGATGATCAGGTCAGGAATCTGCGTGGTGGCGGTTTTCCAGGCCGCTTCTCCGTCGGGCGCCTGCAATATATTATAACGGTCGGCAAACATGTCGGCCACCTGTTCCCGCAGGTCCTGGTTATCGTCGGCCACCAGCAGGGTAAATCGTTTTTCGTTCTCCAGTGTACCCTGGGCCGCCGGGCTGCCGTTACCGGCGGTTGCAGCGGGAACGGCCTGCAAGGGGCGCCGCAGCCGCGCATGCTGATCGAAGTGCGCGGTGCCGGCGAGCAGGGTAACGGAGAACGTAGTGCGTCCCTCCTGCCCGTTCTTAGCCGGTTCGCTTTGCACGAGTATCTTCCCGTTGTGCAGTTCCACGATATGCCGCGCCAGCGCCAGGCCAATGCCGTAGCCGGTGTTCTGCAAACCGTGATCGTCTACCTGGAAAAAATTGGTGAACAGTTTGTCGTGGTATTCTTCCGCAATACCCCGGCCGTTGTCAGACACCTGCACCGTCACTTCCTGCCTGCCTTTCAGCACGGTAACGGCAATGCGCCCGCCTTCAGGCGTAAACTTGAATGCATTGACGAGCAGGTTAAAAAATACTTTTTCCATCTGCTCCTGGTCGAAATACAACGGCAGTGCCGCCTCCTTATGCGAAAAAGATATGGCGATATTCTTGGCCAGCGACAGCTCGCGGAACGATTCGTAGATGCCCTGCAGAAATGCGATCAGGTCATGCTCCGCCACTTCCAGTTTGAGGTGCTGCGTTTCCGCTTTCCTGAAGTCCATCAGCTCGCTCACCAGCTTCAGCAGGCGCGACGCGTGTTGCTTCACCGTGCCCAGTTGCATGCGCGTATGTTCGTCTGTTTGTTTGGCGTAAAAGAGCCGTTCGATGGGCGTCATGATCAGGGTCAGGTGCGTGCGTATTTCGTGCGATACGTTAGTGAAGAAGTTCAGCTTCACTTTATGCAGTTCGTCCTCCTTCTTCAGCAAGGTGCGCAGGATGATGAAGCGCGACACCAGAAAGATCACCGCCAGCACCACCATCGCGTACAAACAATACGCCCACCAGGTGAGCCACAGCGGCGGCAGAATGCGGATGTCGATCACGGAAGGCTGTCCCCAGATGCCGTCGTTGTTGGCGCCTTTTACCAGGAACCGGTACCGCCCGGATGCCAGGTTCATGTACGTGGCGGACGGCGTGCTCACTTCGTTCCAGTTTTCATCGAACCCTTCCAGCTTGTAGCGGTACAGGTTCTTGCTGCTCTTCACGAAGTTCAGGAGAGCAAACTCTATGGTGAATAC
Protein-coding sequences here:
- a CDS encoding MFS transporter, which gives rise to MSTQSKQGTHPSFFVLVLVFFFWGFVAASNSILIPFCKAHFDLTQIQSQLVDFAFYGAYFVGSLVLYLLSAFKGVDILNRIGFKKGIIYGLIISGVGAAATIGAVNIGLGMEDKTSAFYLILGAYFIVALGFSLQQTAANPFAILLGDPATGAHRLNLAGGVNSFGTTIGPLIVSLLLFGTAQDAAAVGDTDISKINVLYISLVALFLLAAGIFAATKMPKGTEDDHFEASSKATYTLLGITVMFVLILIGIIVEKPLPFFIAGIVGILCILFYAQIASRNDGNGWGAMKYPQLIMGMIAIFVYVGVEVSVSSNLGELLKKPGFLTMEGLNESQLSPYIAIFWGGLMIGRWTGAISVFNLSKGTRQVLSVIVPFVAYGVILGVNHLKGNDISQLYPFAICVAIQILGFFYGQDKPAKTLMTFGIMGVAAMLIGLFTEGQVATFAFISGGLFCSVMWPCIFSLSIAGLGKYTGQGASFLVMMILGGALVPPLQGGLVDIPEIGAHHSYIVPVICFAYLAFFAIRVKSILKSQGIDYESAISGGH
- a CDS encoding ROK family protein, which produces MSQQLAVGIDIGGTNTKFGIVDRRGNILCQDRMSTKAHEEVTMFLAELHQRLSKLIEQVGGIENIKGIGVGAPNGNYYTGNIEYAPNLRWKGIVPLANMLQDLFNLPTVLTNDANAAAIGEMTYGSARGMKDFITITLGTGVGSGIVANGQLIYGHDGFAGELGHVIVIPGGRLHPGTGAHGSLESYASATGVASTALELLEARPNEESMLRNHTREEIDSKMIYEAAIKGDKLALEIYEYTGKVLGEALANFVMFSSPEAIVLFGGLTQAGDLIMRPVRHHMEKNLLPIFQNKVKLVFSELKESDAAILGASALAWEMKD
- a CDS encoding N(4)-(beta-N-acetylglucosaminyl)-L-asparaginase, which encodes MNSRRNFLKTAALGAAALSIDGIPAAAQSKTKGKVRKPIVVSTWDFGVAANKAAWEVLKKGGRALDAVENGVHVPESDPSNQTVGYGGFPDRDGRVTLDACIMDELGNCGSVAALEHIVHPISVARKVMEKTPHVMLVGDGALQFALENGFKKENLLTPESEKAWKEWLKKAEYKPVINIENKSYQGDGKGTTAFNPLRLPGNQYNHDTIGMIALDAAGNLSGACTTSGMAFKLHGRVGDSPIIGAGLYVDNEVGAATATGVGEEVIRVVGSFLVVELMRQGYSPEAACKEAVMRIVKKKPAKAKEIQIGFLALNKKGEHGAFCLQKGFSYAVATADNQEQLIQGKHYF
- a CDS encoding copper homeostasis protein CutC, translated to MEKITLEICAASLASCIAAQEGGADRIELCDNLLEGGTTPSYATIALAREKVKIALYPIIRPRGGDFLYDDLEFAIMQKDIQLCKELGCDGVVIGLLTAEGKVDKPRTRALVELAWPMGVTFHRAFDMTDDPFQALEDVIETGCERILTSGQRNTAPEGASLIAQLVEKAGGRIAIMAGSGVRANNVGALATATHAAEYHTTAKDYTDSRMVFRNPAVSMGGIPGVPEYGIAVTQAAQVKLIREEAEKALTNGQ
- a CDS encoding alkaline phosphatase, with the protein product MRKAGLLAFLLTGCMALQAQVKGVKHVILIGMDGLGAYAMQKADNPNMKQLMADGSWSLQARSVLPSSSAVNWASMTMGAGPELHGFTEWGSQKPELPSRELDQYGLFPSVFTLLREQRPSAEVGVIYSWDGIGYLFPKKAVNKDQPCPNDTATTEAAVNYIKAKKPDFLFIHFDQPDGVGHGIGHDIPEYYEQVRKNDILLGQILQAVKDAGMWENSVIVLSSDHGGINKGHGGKTMVEMQIPWVVRGKGIKKNNEIKESIVTYDTAATIAYIFGLKTPRVWTGRPVKEAFAR
- a CDS encoding endonuclease/exonuclease/phosphatase family protein, with the translated sequence MLRFISVSILLLTGALPVVAQVQGQVIRVLSYNIHHGVNNNGVLDIQGIATVILATNPDLVALQEVDSATTRVKKADQLKQLAEATGMYIYFGKALNLEGGGYGNGILSRYPIEKSYSIELPASGAGSEPRTAAVVTVKLPGDSLQLHFASAHLDHLDDGADRVAQANILAKHFAQPTAPVIVAGDMNAPPAAKEIGVLKHIFTDATEKLGPTWPADKPTHKLDYILLHNKAQWHVMSAKVIEETVASDHRPVLCELLLK